The Sulfurospirillum sp. UCH001 genome segment AGTTCCAAATTAACGCGAAAGAGTTCTTGTTTGAGAGCGGCGTAATGTTGGGCGAAGATGTTGTTAACTTGATTACAGGTAAACCATTTAAAGTTCAAACATTAGATGAGAGCAAAATTACAGAAGAAGCGACACGTGCATGGTATAAAGACAATGCTGCATATCATCCATATGAAGGTCGCCAAGAGCCTAACTATACAGGCTTTAAAGACGCTCAAACGATCAATGACAAAGGTGTTCTTGCTCCTACAAAAGTTATTGATGAAAACGGTAAATATACTTGGATTAAAGCACCTCGTTACGATGGTAAACCACTTCAAGTTGGACCATTGGCAAATATCGTTGTTAACTATGCACTAGGTAACAAACGTGTAAAAGTGGTTGTTGATAAATTCTTGAAAGATACAGGTCTTCCTATTACAGCTGTTGCTTCAACACTTGGTCGTACAGCATGTCGTATGATCGAAGCTAAAGTTATTGCTGATAATGGTTTAGAAGCATTTAACGCATTGATTCAAAACTTAAAAGTTGACGATGCTACATGTACAAGTTACAAAATTGATAAAAACAAAGAGTACAAAGGTCGCTACATTGGTCACGTACCACGTGGTGTTCTAAGTCACTGGGTTAAAATCAAAAATGGTGTGATTGAAAACTACCAAGCTGTAGTTCCTAGTACATGGAATGCAAGTCCAAAAGATGCTAAAGGTGTTAGAGGATCTTATGAAGAATCTCTCATTGGCTTGAAGATCACAGATCTTTCTCAACCGCTTGAAATTGTAAGAATCATCCACTCTTATGATCCATGTCTAGCATGTGCTGTACATGTTATGGATACAAAAGGTAATGAGATGAGCAGTTATAAGGTCAATGTTAACGGCGCATCTTGCTAAAAGCGAAAGGGAGTCTAACAATGAAAAGAGATATAGAATTTGAGTTCTCGGCAGGGCTTCGTTGGACGCACTGGCTTAGAGCAATTGCTATTTTTGTATTAACGGTGACAGGTTTTTATTTAACCTATGTGTTCATCGCTCCTGAAGCATCAGATGAGCCTATCCTCTTTTTGAATGCAAAATTCAGAATGTGGCATGAAATAGCAGGATTTTTGCTAATTGCAATTACACTCTACAAAACATACCTCTTCTGTGTTGATAGCATCAGTTCAAAAGAGAGAATATCGTTTTTAGATTTTGTAAGTCCAAAAATATGGATTCAACAGCTTAAATATTACCTTTTTATGGGGGAACACCCTCATTTAAGAGGTGTTTATAATCCGTTGCAATTTGTAGCATATGTTGGTCTTTATGCAATGATTTTCATCATTAGCTTAACAGGCCTTATTTTATATGTTCATTGTTATCAAGGTGGTGGTATTGGTCTTTTCTTATATGACTATATGCGCCCAATTGAAGCAATGCTTGGCGGACTTGCAATGGTAAGAGAGATTCACCATATCGTTATGTGGGGTATCTTGATCTTCTTACCAATTCACATCTATATGGCAATCTTTAACTCTATTATGGGTAAAGAGGGTTCAATGGATGCGATTATTAGTGGTTACAAATTTCATAAACAACACAAACACTAAGAGAGCCTTTTCTTGAAAGTGTTGATTTTGGGCATTGGCAATGTGATGTTCTCCGACGAAGGCGTCGGAGTTCATCTTTGCCGCCTTGTTGAACAAAAGTATCAGTTTTCTTCGCCAGAACACACCCTCACATTTGTTGATGGTGGAACCCTCGCACAAAGATTAATCCCTATTATTGCTGAGTATGAATATCTCATCGTTCTTGATTGTGTTGATGCCCATGATGGAGAGATTGGTGATGTGTACTTTTTTGATTTTGAAAATGTACCTAATACCATTACATGGCAAGGCAGTGCACATGAAGTGGAGATGCTTCAAACACTCACAATGATGGATATGGTAGGAGATCGTCCTCCTACAAAAGTTGTTGGTATTATTCCAGAAGTTGTAGATGACACCACATTAGAACTAACCCCTGCCGTTTTAAAAGGTAGTTCTGTAATGGAGAGCGTTTTACTTAAACATTTGGTAGAATTAGGATTTTCGTATCAGCAAATCAGCGATATTGATATCCAAAGCGTTGCCAATATGTCCTGTTTGGAGGATCGATGATCTTAGCATTCGAATTTAATTACGTTTCCAACAATGGTATTTTAGAAAATTTACTCAAAGAAATTGCGAATGATTTTGACATTAGTCATAAAATTATTCGTAAAGACTCTATCGTTACACTTTTTGTAGAAGAAGATGAGACACGCTTGTGTACGTTTGCCGATACGCTTTCTGCATCTCTTCCATTGTCAATCTTTTTTAAATCCTCTAGCGTAGAAGTTGTAGATACGATGTCTGATATTACTGAGGTTATTCCACCTCTTGCATACACCATCGAATTTACCCCAAAAATCTTAGCTTCAGTAGATAATCCAAATTCTGAATACTATCTTGCACCTTTCATTTCTTCGTCTCGTACCAATGTAAAGTTGTACCAAAACGAAAACGAACTTTTACATGGTAGTGATGCCAAAGCTTATGAAGCGGTGTATGACAGGTTAGCAGAATTGATTGCAAATGGTGAAAATGTAACTATTCAAACTAAAAATGGATCATATGTCTATGGAAAGATAGAAAATATCGCTTCATGTACACAAACGCTTGAGGTGATTGCGACCGATCTGTCTGTTGTAGAGCGTATGGTCGTTTGTAGAGAGAATGAAATTAAAGCGTTAGCATCACTTGAGCGTCCAGCCATTCGTTTTAAAGTTAATGCATTGTTTTCACAAAAAGGTATTGTGAAAGAGTCTCGCGTTATATTGAGACTTGCAGATGATCTTTTTATGTATCAGCTTTCAAAGCGCCTTTTTAGTAAAGGAGTCCAGTTCCTTTTCAAAGCAACGACGCAAAACTGTAAAGCATCTTATAGTGTTCAGTTTGATGCCAAGTTACAAGCTATTGAGCCACTATTGGTTAGTGTTCTTGAAAACGGTGCTATTTTGATTGTAAAAGGAAGCGATTATGCCTCTTCTACACTCAAAGCCAGTTTGGAAAAATTTGATGAGCCTTCTCATGGAGCATTTGCTTCTATCATGCAAGAGCATCAGCTTTTTGATGCAACGACAAGTTGTTTTTATCTAAGTACGCTTCATAATGATCGTATTATGCACTATTCGAAAGAGCATGGTATGCTCAATCTCATAGAGATTTCTCTACCGTCTTCCTTTGAAGAGCTGTTTGCTGAAATTGAGAGAAGTAGCCCGAATGCAGAGCGTTTGGTTGCTAATTATAAAGAGCAATTTCCTGAAATTTACGCTAAAGCGATTGAAACGATTATTCCAAGTGATACACCAAAAAGTATTTACTCTCTTTGGAAAATTGTTGCGATGGTCTTGGGTCTTAGTGAAACATTTGAGAGTGCTGCTGAACAATTGATCGAAAATGCTGAAGATTTTGGCGGTCAAAAAGGGCCACGCATTGACTATTTCTTGCAAAAAGAAGATGCGTTAAGCTCTGATATTGACTATGTAAGATTAGTACGTAGTGGCATTAGTTATAAATTAGCAGGTACAGATAACACAACATTGAGCTTTGGTTATATGGAAAGCCTCTCTTATTTTATCTCTGATCTTTGTGACACACATAAGGAGAATTTGCTAACAAGTAAAATTGCGCTTGGTGGTTCTTTATTTGGCTACAAACGATTTTCTGAGATGATTGCTAAAAATCTTAAACCAAATCATACGATTTGCTTTAATAAAGAATTGCCGATTGACCAATAAATCTCGTCTGATTTATCATATCGAAGGTATTGTCCAAGGGGTTGGGTTCCGCCCCTTTGTCTATACCATAGCTCTGCGTTACGACCTAAACGGTTTTGTTCTCAATAATTCTAAAGGTGTTTTGATTGAGATAGAAGGATTTAAAGAGAGTCTTGATGCATTTGAAAAGGCTTTGTTTAAAGAACTTCCGCCCTTAGCAAGAATCGATTTCTGGACTAAAGAGGTCATCACCCATAAAGGTGATACGACATTTGAAATTCGCCATAGCGATGAAGCTCATACAAAATCTTCACCTGTTTTGCCTGATATGTCTATCTGTGATGAGTGCCTTACTGAGCTAAAAGATCCTCATAATAGACGCTATCACTATTTTTTTACTAACTGTACTAATTGTGGTCCTCGTTATTCTATCATCAAAACAGTTCCTTATGATAGACCTTATACATCAATGCAACCCTTTGTCATGTGTGATAAATGTAAAGATGAGTATACCAATCCGCTGGATCGTCGCTATCATGCTCAGCCCATTAGTTGTTCAAAATGTGGACCAACACTTGTTTTACGCTCCATGCAAGGTGACTTACTAAGTAAAAACGAAGAGGCTATCATTAAATTGGCTGAGTTAATTAATGCAGGACATATTGTAGCAATGAAAGGCATGGGTGGTTTTCACTTGATGTGTGATGCGACCAATGAGATCGTTGTAGGACGTTTACGTGAGCGTAAGCATCGTCCGACAAAACCTTTTGCTGTAATGTTTAAAGATATCGAAGCGATAAAAGAAGTGTGTGAGCTAAGTTTTAAAGAAGAAGAGGGCATATTATCGCTACTTCGCCCCATTGTTCTTGTTAAAAGAAAAAGAGGTCTTTCTAAGATTAGCTCCCTTATAGCACCGCATATTGATCGCCTGGGTGTATTTTTACCCTATACTCCTTTACATATCATGTTATTTGAGTACTTGAAAAATCCTATCATTGCAACCAGTGCCAATAGAGCAGGTGAGCCTATCATTAGTGATGTACAACTCCTTGAGCAGAAATTAGATGGTGTGATTGAGTATTATTTAGATTATAATCGTGAAATTGTCAATTCCAGCGACGATAGTGTTTTGCAGTATATTGGCGATAAAATGCTGTTGATGCGTTCTTCTAGGGGAATTGCACCGCAAAGTTTTCGAGTCGATACTCAGGATAAGCGAAAAATTTTAGCAGTCGGTGCACATCAGAAAAATGCCATCGCTATCTACTTAAATCATCAAATTATTGTAAGCCCTTATATTGGCGATTTAGATAACATCGCTTCCAATGAACTGTTTGAAAAAATGATAGAAAGTTTTGCACGGTTTTATGATTTTACTCCAGATTTGATTGTGGGTGATTTGCATCCAAACTATATCTCAACACAGTGGGCTAAAAAACAAAATATACCTTTCATTCAAGTGCAACACCATTATGCACATATCCTTTCAACTATGTGTGAACACAATCTCAAAGAGACTGTGTTAGGTATTGCTTGGGATGGTACTGGCTATGGTGATGATGGTACGATTTGGGGTGGTGAGTTTCTAGCGTGTACACAAGAGAGTTATGAGCGTGTTTGCTCTTTTGAGCCTTTTTTACTTTTAGGCGCAGATGCAAGCATTAAAGATATTAAACGTATTTTAGCCTCTTTATTATGGGATGAAATGGGAGATAGTGCAGATGGGCATTTACTACACTATTTTGATGAGAAATCCCTCAAACTTCTCAAACAAATCTACACTAAAAAGATGAATTCACCTCGCTGTTCTTCTGTGGGAAGGCTCTTTGATGCTGTAGCTGTGTTGTGTGGTATGGAAGGAAACGTAAGTTATGATGGTGAAAGTGGACTCCTCATCGAATCGCTTTATGATGCAACTATTAGTGAGCATTACGTTGTTGAAATTGACGATACAATAATTCAGTATAAGTCTATGTTTGTTCAAATGCTTCATGATAAAGAACCACGTCTTATTGCTTCAAAATTTATCAACACGCTAGTGCATATTATTCTTCGTTTAAGTGTGCAATATTCTTATCCTATTGTCTTCTCCGGAGGCGTGTTTCAAAATCGCACATTAGTTGAGCAAATTCTTCAAAATGTCACACAAAATTTTTATTTTCCGATACAATTAGCTATCAATGATGGCGGAATTTGTGTCGGACAACTCTATAAAGTACTTGAAAAATAATATTAATATTTTTCTCTTTCAATATTTAAAGATTAGTCTGATTAGAATGTAATCTAAGTATATTAATCAAGGATTTACTATGGATAAAATTATTCGATTTAGTGTGTCACTTCCTGAAAAACTTTTAGAAGAGCTGGATAAAAAAGTCGATGCTCAAGGGTATGCTTCACGTAGTGAATTTACAAGAGATCTTATTCGTGAGAAAATTGTCAAAGATGATTGGCAAGATGATAATAGTGATGTGATAGGTGTTTTGACAATGATTTATACGCATCATCAAAATGAACTTGTTCAAAAAATCTTAGAAATTCAGCACGATGCGAAAGTCAACATTATGTGTAATACGCATGTTCATGTAAGCCATGAAAACTGTTTAGAAACCATTATGGTAACGGGAAAAGTTTCTGAAGTGAAAGATTTTGCACAGAAAATTGCGGGACTTAAAGGCGTTAAATTCTCTAAACTTGTTGAAGCTTCAGTTCCAGCTTCCTAATCTTACATAAAAAAGTTTTTCTTCCACAGCGTCTCTAAGATGAGGCGCTGTTCTTCTTTTGTGTAATTGAATTTGAACTCAGCTTCTTTTAGATAATAGATAAAATTCTCTTTTTTGATACCTTTAAAATGCTCCAACCATGTTTCTAAAAAATGCCAAAAATCAATTAATGCATTATCAAAACTCTTATAATGGGCTACTTTATGTTGATTGAGATAGCGTGCATACGTCTCTTTTTCGATAGAGGTGTCTTCCAAATTTTTCAGATGAGCAAATTGATCTGGAAGTAATAACGTATGGATACTTTTACCATACATCATCCCTAAAATGCCTATGGCATCAAAAAGATATTTGGGTTTACCTCTTTTTGACGTAGGGAGATAGTAGTACTCATCATATTGTGAAAATGTTTCTTGTTGATTTGTATAGAGTTCTTCTGAATATTTTATAAGAAGAAGTCGCAATTTCTGATAGACTTTTTTAATGGTAAGATAATTTAAGTGCAATTGCAAAGCACATTCATGAGCGCTTTTATTTTCTACAAATGCATTTAATATCGCTATTCCTTGAGCGTATTTATCATAACTGTATGTACGTTTACATGAGATACAACGATACTGTGAAGAGGAGACTTTATAAAGCTTTGTATGTCCGCAATAGATGCATACTTCTTGATGATTTTTCATCTCACCATTTTTCCTAAAAACAACTAAGAAACTTCTTTTTTTATTTCGCATTTAATCATTTGTTCTATAATAGTTGAAAATTATAGTCAAGGATATAAAAATGTGTAAAGATTGCGGTTGTTCAATCACTCCTTCTCAATGGTCAGCACATGCACATGAGCATTCTCACGATGGTCACACGCATACGCATTCACATGACCATGACGGTCATACTCACCATGATCATCCTCATGCGCATGATCACCATCATCACGACCATCATCATAAACATGAGGAGATTCATGCAAATCCTCAACTTAACGATAAAAAAACCATAGCGGTTATTACAAAAATTTTAGATGCTAATGATACACAAGCTGCCCATAATAGAGCGCATTTTGAAGAGCATGGTGTACTTGCTATTAACCTTATGAGTAGCCCAGGCAGTGGAAAAACAACGCTTTT includes the following:
- a CDS encoding nickel-dependent hydrogenase large subunit, whose translation is MSKRIVVDPITRIEGHLRVEVIVDDNNVVTEAYSSSTLWRGIETILKGRDPRDAGFMVQRICGVCTYSHYKAGIMAVEDALGIEPPLNAKLTRTLMNNALFLHDHVVHFYHLHGLDWVDVVSALKADPHKAAAESFKYTDAPIACGADDLVATQKRVAEFVKKGHLGPFANAYWGHPTYKLTPEQNLIAVSHYLKALELQRTVAQMMAIFGAKQPHPQSLTVGGVTCVMDLQTPSRLGEYLTKFKEIADFVNRAYYPDVVMAGRAYAGEPSVTGGLGVPNLFTQKEFQINAKEFLFESGVMLGEDVVNLITGKPFKVQTLDESKITEEATRAWYKDNAAYHPYEGRQEPNYTGFKDAQTINDKGVLAPTKVIDENGKYTWIKAPRYDGKPLQVGPLANIVVNYALGNKRVKVVVDKFLKDTGLPITAVASTLGRTACRMIEAKVIADNGLEAFNALIQNLKVDDATCTSYKIDKNKEYKGRYIGHVPRGVLSHWVKIKNGVIENYQAVVPSTWNASPKDAKGVRGSYEESLIGLKITDLSQPLEIVRIIHSYDPCLACAVHVMDTKGNEMSSYKVNVNGASC
- the cybH gene encoding Ni/Fe-hydrogenase, b-type cytochrome subunit, whose translation is MKRDIEFEFSAGLRWTHWLRAIAIFVLTVTGFYLTYVFIAPEASDEPILFLNAKFRMWHEIAGFLLIAITLYKTYLFCVDSISSKERISFLDFVSPKIWIQQLKYYLFMGEHPHLRGVYNPLQFVAYVGLYAMIFIISLTGLILYVHCYQGGGIGLFLYDYMRPIEAMLGGLAMVREIHHIVMWGILIFLPIHIYMAIFNSIMGKEGSMDAIISGYKFHKQHKH
- a CDS encoding HyaD/HybD family hydrogenase maturation endopeptidase, coding for MKVLILGIGNVMFSDEGVGVHLCRLVEQKYQFSSPEHTLTFVDGGTLAQRLIPIIAEYEYLIVLDCVDAHDGEIGDVYFFDFENVPNTITWQGSAHEVEMLQTLTMMDMVGDRPPTKVVGIIPEVVDDTTLELTPAVLKGSSVMESVLLKHLVELGFSYQQISDIDIQSVANMSCLEDR
- the hypF gene encoding carbamoyltransferase HypF, whose protein sequence is MTNKSRLIYHIEGIVQGVGFRPFVYTIALRYDLNGFVLNNSKGVLIEIEGFKESLDAFEKALFKELPPLARIDFWTKEVITHKGDTTFEIRHSDEAHTKSSPVLPDMSICDECLTELKDPHNRRYHYFFTNCTNCGPRYSIIKTVPYDRPYTSMQPFVMCDKCKDEYTNPLDRRYHAQPISCSKCGPTLVLRSMQGDLLSKNEEAIIKLAELINAGHIVAMKGMGGFHLMCDATNEIVVGRLRERKHRPTKPFAVMFKDIEAIKEVCELSFKEEEGILSLLRPIVLVKRKRGLSKISSLIAPHIDRLGVFLPYTPLHIMLFEYLKNPIIATSANRAGEPIISDVQLLEQKLDGVIEYYLDYNREIVNSSDDSVLQYIGDKMLLMRSSRGIAPQSFRVDTQDKRKILAVGAHQKNAIAIYLNHQIIVSPYIGDLDNIASNELFEKMIESFARFYDFTPDLIVGDLHPNYISTQWAKKQNIPFIQVQHHYAHILSTMCEHNLKETVLGIAWDGTGYGDDGTIWGGEFLACTQESYERVCSFEPFLLLGADASIKDIKRILASLLWDEMGDSADGHLLHYFDEKSLKLLKQIYTKKMNSPRCSSVGRLFDAVAVLCGMEGNVSYDGESGLLIESLYDATISEHYVVEIDDTIIQYKSMFVQMLHDKEPRLIASKFINTLVHIILRLSVQYSYPIVFSGGVFQNRTLVEQILQNVTQNFYFPIQLAINDGGICVGQLYKVLEK
- the nikR gene encoding nickel-responsive transcriptional regulator NikR; protein product: MDKIIRFSVSLPEKLLEELDKKVDAQGYASRSEFTRDLIREKIVKDDWQDDNSDVIGVLTMIYTHHQNELVQKILEIQHDAKVNIMCNTHVHVSHENCLETIMVTGKVSEVKDFAQKIAGLKGVKFSKLVEASVPAS